TGTTTCGTCTTTGGTTTGCTAACCATTTAACCTTATGATGGCTGACTCAGGGTGACCAAGGAGAACAGGGCTGCAGGAGTTCTGGATAACTTTAAAGAGGGTGAAAAGTATACTGAGCATTCTCTAAGGAAGTTCGTTCGAAACAGGTCTCCAGAAATCATGCCATCCCTCAACAGCTTCTTCACAAGCCCTGATCGGAATTAAATCCACATAAGGAAAATCTGAATTCTTCTATTGGATGGAGTAAAACTCAATTGACTTCATCATGACTGCGGTGGTGTGATTGTAACCTTCTCATACGATGGATATGACTGCTCAAAAAAATAAGCTCAGCGGaactttttgtttgattttatgTGATACCATCAATGGGTCAACTATTGTCTACGGAACATGGCTTTTATATTCTTCTCGACATGGATTGGTGCATATTTTTAGCTCTTCGGCTTCTGTATGTCCGCAGTGATTCGGCATATGCTTTACTCAGTTGCTTTGCTGTTTTGTTATTCATATTCCTAGTCTTCCATCAATCTTATCAGCCAGAAACCTTAGTTTTTACCCGGATTTCCAACTGATTATTCTATGAGAAATTTCAGGATGCTCGTTGGAATGATTTGATTTGGGGTTTAACCGTTTAATCCTGTGGAACTTCCATTTGGATGTAACGACACAGTAGGCTGACCTCCCAAGTGTTCTTAGGAGCTTTTTGTAAACCTGCACATTCTCCTTTTTCCCCCATTTCACTTGCTAAGcgattaaaaggaaaagaaattaagcCAGAGAGCCTGGCGATATCAGATCGTTCTTAGCACCTGTTTAGCTGAATTCACATCCAGGTAAAAACTCTCCCATCGTCAAGTCGTTTGCCAGCAGCCAGGGTTTGCACCTCATCATTTACCCTTTAGCTAGAAACAACCGAGCTGATCCAATTTGGTTACTGCTGTCATGATAAGTCATGGTGAGAAGTTGAAGTATGCCGATCTTTTTAGTTTCTCTCTAAGCATGGTATTATCATTAGCATATTGTCAGCATGATAGGCTTCTCACTTGTACCACATGAGATACCAGAAGGAATCTTGAAGAATTCTTAGTCCCATGTTTAGCTCTGGCGATAACTATTACCTTCAAAACAACATTCAGATAATTTCAATGGTCAAATTGTTCCATCTAAAAGTTATCTATATCGACTGCCCAGCAATAACACAGGAATTCTCCCCCAAAACCCCCTTTGATGTTTCTAAGGTTACAACAATCTACTAAGAAACAATTTGAAGGAAACTGAGTTGCCTAAGATTACAAAGCTGCTATGCTGAGAGAATTCTCCGTATCATCCAAACCGAACGATCTGATTCCACTTGAAGCCTCATTTGCAACAAAAACGACTTCTTCTTGGTTCTCACATAAGAGTTCCTAGTGGAAAGCATATATCCACCAGATTTTTACCCCATCTGGAACTTAAGGTAGAAAGTAGAGGCAAAAGGGTAGAAATAGGGACATGAGCTGGCCAGACAGAGGTGCAACCAGAAGCTTCTTATGAGACTGACATGCATTCAAGTAGAATGATCAACTATGAAATCTCCAGTTTTCTAGATGATTTCTCATAAATGAAACATTATGACACAAACTGTCAAAAATTGACCAATCTCCCATATACCTAAGAAACCAATGGCCACTTTCTCTATTCCAAAAGTATGCAGTCAATTGGCAGAGAGAGTTACAGCAAGCAGCTTGCGCAGCCTTAAGGATTTGTCATCTTTTGGGAGGAGATccgtattttttttatatcctcAACACAATGCCACACCTGCTTCGAAAATTTCACAGCTCCATTTATCAGTAATGTTATGGAGGAAAATGCTCAGCACTCATTGAAGGAAAACCAGATTGTGCCATTCTCATTCCTCGTAGTAGACTCTTTGCAGTCTCTTTCTCCTGTAtttgtaaaaacaaaataaatggaaaagatCAATCAATAATTCTAGCAAGCAATATGGTCTTCCAATATACAGCCAGAGCAAAGTAAATAACTTACCGGGCCAGTATAATCAAGAAGACGTGTGCAATACACCTCCGCCTCCTCAAATCTCTTTTGGTCTTTGCCATGTGTGGCAAGAAAAAGCAAAGCTTCAACCATATTAGGTCCGTCCCTCTCTTCAGCTTCCATCCGCTCCAGATCCTTTTTGTAGTAAAAAGCAGCTTCTTCTAAACGCCCAAGTTCACAATGCAACTTTGCTAGCTTGTGAAGAGCAATTGCTTCCCTGTCATTACAATTCGCTGCCCTCCTGTAACACTTGATTGACTCTTCTAGCATGTGAAGCTGTTCAGTTTCATAACACTGAGCCATAGCAATCCATAAGCGAGAATCACTTGGCTGCAAGAATACAGATTTTCTGAAATAATGAAGAGCGTAGAAAGGCATCCCCATCATCTCATAGGCCTGTCCTAAACCATACCAGGCTCGGTAATCACATGGATTTATATCTACAGCTCGCCGATAGGCATCAACAGCTGCTGGAGTGTTTTTCATCTCAACATATTCATGACCCATAAGAGTCCAAGCAGATAAACAATTCTTATTCAATTTAAGGGCCCTCCTAAAATACATAACTGACTTCTCATGTTGGCCTTTCAAGCTATAATAATTTCCAATTATACAACAAGATTCTGGCCTGTACTTATCAGTCATGAATACCCTGTGGGCAAGATAACTCAAGGCAGAAAAGCATTCCTTAGCATAGAGTACATTGGAATACATATCCATGTCCTCCACTCGGTAAGGATCATTTCTCAGGAGTTCTTCAAATATCacttctacttgttcaaattccCTTAGACTGTACTGCGCTTTTGCAATTTGTGCCTGTATGTAATTACTGAAGCTGAAGGTGCCTTGCAGATACTCATATTTTGCTAAGGACTCGTTGTGCATTCTGAGTTCTTGATATGCACCAGCAAGAAAGAAATCCTTCATCCAATGATTATTGAGAGGTAGACTATGTAATATGTCGATTGTAGTGCACAAGGATTGTAACTCTGACCATGCACTCCAGTTCCAAGGATAGCTATTCACAGATTCCACAAGAAGGTTACGTGCAAGGTGTTCACTGCCTTTCTCTTTAAGAACAAGACCATACAAGTACAACCCAAAGGGATCAATGGACCCATTCTTACGTAGCATTGACAACTCCCTCTCCAGAGAAACCAATTCCTTGTTAACAGCATCACTCTTACCTAAGGGCCCTTCAAGTTCTatattctcttcctctttccgGTTTTCTCCAGCCTACATAAAACAAATGATAGATACAACTTATAAGAATGCTTAAGTGGGACTATGGACAGTCAGGAGTTTCTTCAAATTATGCAGCCTCCAATGCGATGTATGTTTGCACAAGATCAAAATggctaatgaaaatctgtgcagaAACTTGGAGAGGCAGCTTCATAGAGCAAGCAGGTAATGCCGTCATTCTCTAGGTACCAAAGTATAAGCAAGTCATCCAGAGAAAAGTGAAAGTCATCCAGTGACTTGTCCAGCAGTGGTGAATTCATACCATACAAACCTTAAGCTAcatatgtaaaaaaaatttatcacaagaaaCTTTAAAATCTCCATAATATCAATGAAGATTGTAACGACATGAACTCCTCATTGTGATGTAGCCACAGCCAACATGCTTATCATAAGTGCATAAGTCTAAACCAATCAACTCTTTTGTGGGGTTGTGTAAGTTGATTCTTGCCTTGACAAACATACTCATCCAAGCATACCTAAGACCTAGAACATGTCTATCAGGTTGTCGTGGATGATATTcagtaaaaggaaaagagaaatgaaaggataAAACATGTTGTGAGAAAGCTCTCTACAGAAGCCTCAAGTGACAAACCAGATAAAGAGCATAACATCGTAGGAAGACAGCTTTCTTCCCATACTGATCCCGAAGCACATGAGCAGCCCTCCGATACTCACGGCAGTCAAAGTAAGACTTGGCCAGAAGATAAAAGTCACCATCAACTATGTCATCTTCCTCCATGACCGGAGTACTCACATACGACACCCCAGCAATTGGCGTCGACATGATCTCATTGGTGCGGAATCTCCTGCGGATACTGGAGCTCCCACGCTGGAATCTGGTGTTTGAAGGTGTGAACTTTACAGGGTCTAGCTCGATTCCCACTAGTTGTTCCGCTGCCCTGCACATAATTATACTCTTCATGAATTCTTTTGAGCTGGAACTAAGGTGAAACATAATGAACAGAGAACGAATCCCATTTCTCCTCCATAATGCTGTACCTCCTTGATCATTTCTCTGGGCAGCAACAGGCACGGGGTTTTACCCAGCCCAAGCTTCTAACACTAGAAATTGGAATGCGAGGCTCAAATTTTCGCAACAGGAGTGTAAATCTCACACTTTCGGCAATTCATTCGATTAATTCAGAAACCCCATTACCCAaaacaaatttaagaatcaaGAAAGTGGACAGCACCCACCAAAGGCAGCAACGTATAACCCaacaaagcatttttttttttttttgctttcaacACTACCGTCTCCTACGTCCTACCCAACAAGGAAGTGCTTGAAATCGGGGCTAGGGTTTTTGGGACGCAATACCATTTGGAAGCAGAGTAGAGGCAGCGATCGCTGAGCTGGCGGACTGCAATCCGGAGCTCGTTCCGGCAGATTTCCTTCGAACCCATCGAAGCTCTCTCGAGTCGCGGAATCTACGACCTGCGCGACCGCATTCAGTGTGGGAAAGCAGTTGAGGTCCCGGTTCTTGCGGTGCCGAAGCTTCTACGGAGCGGTGGCAATAGGAGCGGCGGCGGATTCCTCTCCTTCGTCTTCGCCTTCTCAAGACGTTGTTCgcgaagaaggaggagagacaAGAAGATCGAATGCTAGAAAGCATGGGTAATTTCCCGGTCGTTGGCGGCGAGGAGAGGGGGGGCAGTGGTTCGCCGGTCACGCGCTGGTTCGCCGtcgaagagagggagggcagacaGAGACGCGAGGGGAGAGAAAGAGCAAAGGGACGGACGATTCGGGGCCGGATCCGGAGCCGGAGGgcggcgcggtggttcgccggtcggaaagagggagggcagagagagagggagggagttcgtcgggtagagagagaaagaggcgCAAAGAAaaaccctctctccctccagaAGCTACAGTAcagagaaattttcaaaaatggcgCCCGAAATTGTGGGtcccacgaggacacgtgtcgccTTCCTAGATCCCACCATCCTATGGACGCCCGACCTCGTCGGCAGATTTCCTTCGATTCCTTTCTTGAATGGCGAGAATCCGGCCAGCTCGGTCGTCGCTGCTCCCTTCCTGTCTCCGCTCCGGCTCCCGGCGAGATCTCACGGGTTCGGCTGGGGAGGCCGGATAATACTGGTGAATTCGAAGCCTCGGAGTTCCTCTCCGGTGGTGACGCCTCTCTCTCCGGGATCCGTTGTTTTGCAGTATTGCTCTGAGTCGTGGCTGAAGGCGTGCTTGCCGGAGCGTGGGCTCCTTCTTGTCTGGTGCTTACTTGATGGTTGAAATATACGACTGGAATTGGACGGCTCTTTCTCTAATTTAGCTTGGCCGTGCCTTGCTTTTCTTGTTAAAAGCATTCGCTGCTAGTGGGTTTGTTATGCTCGGTTGGGTATGTTTCGCCGGCGTCGACATGGGGTTTTATGGTGAGAAAATCATATGACCGATCATTCAACGTTGGGCAAATTTTCATATTCGCTGCTTAACTTCAATTTTAACAGGGTGATTATTATGTGTTACATCTTCATCCTATTTTATCATTCAGTTAGCTATCTTTTTCAATAAAGAATAGAATGATGTGACAATCTAAACAGCTCGTGTTGCTATTTACATGCTACATGGCATTGCACTTGCCATGGTTTTCCCTACTAAACCCATAGTGATTGTTTCCTAAATGCAATGAACGTGCTTTAGGAGGTGACCATGGACAATGTCATGTCATGCTTGGCTGATCttcatctattaaaaaaatgccatgtcatgCAGGGCCATCCTTCTTTTGTCCACTAGTCTTATGTCTTTTTCTTTACTAGATAAATTCTGTCATTGCTCGGAGCATATCTTTGGATTGACCTGTTTCATATAATTCATACAAATGCATATCTTCCTCCTCAAGCAAAGAAGACAGATTGTGACAGTTTCATCATTTTGCAATGGATGATGCAACCTATAAATGATCTGTCTAGAAGAAAACAAACTAGTGAAATCAACCTGTTTGCTCATTTAATGTGTGAGGAACTTTTCATTCTCGTGTTAGCATCTCATCTGAATTTAAAAGGATATTGATGAAAGTGATATAGAGTTGTAATGAACTATAGTTTATAAACGTTAGGAGTAAGGCCTACAATGGCATCTTTGTAAAGCTTCTTTAGGGCAGCCTAGGTTTAACCTATACGACACGAACTCTTAGCAGGAGTTGATTTTGTACCTTTCATCACAAACGACAACTGTAGACTTTACCCTACTAGATGGGAGTTATATATATGTTGGTCTCCTGGATGATTCACGTGTGTTAATATCCAAGTCTATCTTGATGTAACTGAAGAGTGTAGGAGTGAAAGAGACCTACTTTGCACCatctatatatatttcttcctaaTCAGCAAGTGCAGTTATCCCTTGTCATATGTCATGCAATTTTTCCTCTTGTTATTTGTCAGCGTTCTGTTTACTGTTGTTAATGATAAAATGTGTTTGGCTTTCCTTGTACTCCTTTACACTAGTAATAGCATATGTTCTTTATTTAGTTGGCTTCTTCCTCTGATTTGATGGAGTGAACTTTACGATCCTCTTTAACAAGTAGCCTCCTTTGGACTTGGAAAATAAGGTTAAAGGAAATATATGTGCTTCCTCTTGTCTCTGTTGGACcatttgatgatatttttaCTTTGATCTTTGTTTTGTAGATTAGAAACATCCACTTACTTGTATCCCTTGTTTTTTACAAGTTGAAGCTAAGAAGAAGACATAAAACTCTTTTGATGATCTGCTGGCGAAATCTAAGAACCTCTATTAGTTGACTTTTAGCTACTAGGCAATTTACATCCTCCATAGATTTGAAGCAATGATACCTATTCTAATAAATCTTTGAGCAACTTGATTAGCATAATACTTATAATTTGGGCTTTTGTGCCAGGTGTGGTCCTTGTCAATTTATGGTTCCCATCCTCAATGAGGTCAGCATTAGACTTAAAGATACAATTTAGGTTGTGAAGACTGATACTGAGAAGTTCCCTAGCATTGCTGATAAATACAAGATATAAGCATTAGCTACCTTTATCATATTTAAAGATGGGAAGCCTTTTGACCGTTTTGTAAGTTTTATCATTTTCACGTTTGCTATCATTTGGAAATTTAATCTGCtaagttttcataattattaTGTTAGTAAAGGCTCATAAATGTTTTTATACTGTTATGAGATGCCTTAGATATCCTTATTTGAACAAAAACCTAGAgtcacaagttttttttttttttattttgggtgcAATTTCAATCTTTTATGATGTGAAAGATACAGGGTGAACTCTGGAAAGAGTACTTGCATTTTGGCGAAAAAGCACGGACACCCCTTTTAATATATATAGGCACTAATGCCTCTCTTGTGACATGAATAATCTATAATGATCGATAATCAGTGGACACCCTTCTCCTCCTAAACTGTTTTTGATTAGGGAATTCCATCCCACTTCATCATTATTCTCTCGCAGAACATGGAACCACACCAACATGTTTCTACATAATAACTGATGATAAATATGCACAAACCCCATAAGTCTTCTACAGCAGTCAATAAAAGGTCTTCCCTTTGTAGAGCTTGACAATCCTGGAAATCACAGCTTCCCTAGCCATTAGGTTGCTGCAATCCATGCATAGTGAGTGATACTTTTTTAGCAATAGGCAGAGGGTATCTCCATAAATTTTCTGTGAAGGACATGGTTGCTGGCTCAATGCAGAAATGGTAACAACTGATGGGCATTGCCTAAGACTCATGCATTATTCTGTGGTCTCTGAATGTTATTTAATATGAAATTAGTTGATTCTCATTCATAATTTAATTGCAATATAGCCTTGTGAAATATTTCTGATTTTCGATTGCTTCCAACTTATACAGTTTTAAGTTGTTTTAGTCACTTACCCTTATCTTGATTGAGCTGTTTTCAATTATCGGGAGGGTGCTCTGACAGCTGATCAACTGATCCAGCGGATTGAGGATTCGCTGAAAGTTAAGCAATAGTTTTGGTGAGCCCTAGTTATTCTTGTTTTGCTTCCAGGGTAGGCATATATCATGAACACAAGGTGACCAAGGAGAACAGGGCTGCAGGAGTTCGCTGAGCTGGCGGACTGCAATCCGGAGCTCGTTCCGGCAGATTTCCTTCGAACCCATCAAAGCTCTCTCGAATCGCAGAATCTACGACCTGCGCGACTGCATTCAGTGGGGAAAGCAGTTGAGGTCCCGGTTCTTGCGGTGCCGAAGCTTCTATGGAGCGGCGGCAATAGGAGTGGCGATGGCGGTCGTCGGCGGCGACGAGGAAAAGCGAGTGTCCTTTTCCGTCGTCGTCCCCCTTCTCAAAGCGTTTTTCGCGAAgaaggctagagagagagagagacactgTAGCGAAGTTCAAATGCTAGAAAGCGTGGGTAATTTCCCGGTCCCTGCTCttaatttgaattgaattttatattctcttcttttatattttctttttttcttctaagcAAAATGTAATTGTAAAAGCCAATTTAGATGAGGGCTATAAATTATTTGTCAACATGGGAAACAACGGATTTTAATCATCCCGCTACGTGAAGAGGTAAACAAACTTTCATATAAAGAGGAAACAAAGGATCAAAATTTAACTAATTTTCTCCGAGGAAATGATACCaatatataatcataaaaaatttactcGACTCAATATTAGCTATTTTAAACTCGCTCGGAGATAAGCTCaatatgttttcatttttggacTCATGTCGCTTTTTGGGGAAAATGGAaggaaagctttttttttttttta
The nucleotide sequence above comes from Eucalyptus grandis isolate ANBG69807.140 chromosome 2, ASM1654582v1, whole genome shotgun sequence. Encoded proteins:
- the LOC104434296 gene encoding anaphase-promoting complex subunit 8-like isoform X1: MGSKEICRNELRIAVRQLSDRCLYSASKWAAEQLVGIELDPVKFTPSNTRFQRGSSSIRRRFRTNEIMSTPIAGVSYVSTPVMEEDDIVDGDFYLLAKSYFDCREYRRAAHVLRDQYGKKAVFLRCYALYLAGENRKEEENIELEGPLGKSDAVNKELVSLERELSMLRKNGSIDPFGLYLYGLVLKEKGSEHLARNLLVESVNSYPWNWSAWSELQSLCTTIDILHSLPLNNHWMKDFFLAGAYQELRMHNESLAKYEYLQGTFSFSNYIQAQIAKAQYSLREFEQVEVIFEELLRNDPYRVEDMDMYSNVLYAKECFSALSYLAHRVFMTDKYRPESCCIIGNYYSLKGQHEKSVMYFRRALKLNKNCLSAWTLMGHEYVEMKNTPAAVDAYRRAVDINPCDYRAWYGLGQAYEMMGMPFYALHYFRKSVFLQPSDSRLWIAMAQCYETEQLHMLEESIKCYRRAANCNDREAIALHKLAKLHCELGRLEEAAFYYKKDLERMEAEERDGPNMVEALLFLATHGKDQKRFEEAEVYCTRLLDYTGPEKETAKSLLRGMRMAQSGFPSMSAEHFPP
- the LOC104434296 gene encoding anaphase-promoting complex subunit 8-like isoform X2 — encoded protein: MSTPIAGVSYVSTPVMEEDDIVDGDFYLLAKSYFDCREYRRAAHVLRDQYGKKAVFLRCYALYLAGENRKEEENIELEGPLGKSDAVNKELVSLERELSMLRKNGSIDPFGLYLYGLVLKEKGSEHLARNLLVESVNSYPWNWSAWSELQSLCTTIDILHSLPLNNHWMKDFFLAGAYQELRMHNESLAKYEYLQGTFSFSNYIQAQIAKAQYSLREFEQVEVIFEELLRNDPYRVEDMDMYSNVLYAKECFSALSYLAHRVFMTDKYRPESCCIIGNYYSLKGQHEKSVMYFRRALKLNKNCLSAWTLMGHEYVEMKNTPAAVDAYRRAVDINPCDYRAWYGLGQAYEMMGMPFYALHYFRKSVFLQPSDSRLWIAMAQCYETEQLHMLEESIKCYRRAANCNDREAIALHKLAKLHCELGRLEEAAFYYKKDLERMEAEERDGPNMVEALLFLATHGKDQKRFEEAEVYCTRLLDYTGPEKETAKSLLRGMRMAQSGFPSMSAEHFPP
- the LOC104418219 gene encoding uncharacterized protein LOC104418219 translates to MAGNRWIRPEVYPLFAAVGVAVGICGFSLVRHICINPEVRVTKENRAAGVLDNFKEGEKYTEHSLRKFVRNRSPEIMPSLNSFFTSPDRN